One window of Deltaproteobacteria bacterium GWA2_45_12 genomic DNA carries:
- a CDS encoding F0F1 ATP synthase subunit alpha codes for MQIRAEEISDILKKHIQNYDAVVDRAEVGTVISVGDGIARVHGLEKVMAGELLEFPGGIKAIALNLDEDDVGCAIMGSDVSIKEGDLVKRTGLIAEVPVGETLVGRVVNALGEPVDGLGPLKTDKTRRIEIKAPGIVKRKSVSQPMQTGLKAIDAMIPIGRGQRELIIGDRQTGKTAVAIDTIINQKGKDVFCFYVAIGQKQSTVAQVVDKLKTHGAMDYTTVVVANASDPAPLQFIAPYTGCTMAEFFRDSGRHALIIYDDLSKQAVAYRQLSLLLRRPPGREAFPGDVFYLHSRLLERASKLSDAEGGGSLTALPIIETQAGDVSAYIPTNVISITDGQIYLEADLFYSGVRPAVNVGLSVSRVGGAAQIKAMKQIAGTLRLELAQYRELAAFAQFSSDLDKATLAQLNRGARLVEVLKQGQYKPMAIEIQVIQIYAATNGYVDAIPANKVEKYLEEMTLYLETKKASVIETLKKKQALDDEMKKLLNAALDEFKGMFVV; via the coding sequence ATGCAAATCAGAGCCGAAGAAATCAGTGATATTTTAAAAAAACATATCCAAAACTATGATGCCGTTGTTGATCGTGCCGAAGTGGGTACGGTAATTTCGGTGGGGGATGGCATAGCGCGAGTTCATGGTTTGGAAAAAGTGATGGCCGGTGAGCTTTTGGAATTTCCCGGCGGAATCAAGGCCATTGCCTTAAACCTGGACGAAGATGATGTCGGTTGCGCCATCATGGGAAGCGATGTTTCCATTAAAGAAGGAGATTTGGTCAAAAGAACGGGGCTTATTGCTGAAGTGCCCGTGGGGGAAACCTTGGTGGGCCGTGTGGTCAATGCCTTGGGCGAACCCGTTGACGGCCTTGGGCCCCTAAAAACCGACAAGACACGTCGTATCGAAATTAAGGCCCCTGGCATTGTCAAAAGAAAAAGTGTCAGCCAGCCCATGCAAACAGGTTTAAAGGCCATTGACGCCATGATCCCCATCGGTCGTGGCCAGCGCGAGCTGATCATTGGGGACCGTCAAACAGGCAAAACAGCCGTGGCCATTGACACCATCATCAATCAAAAAGGCAAGGACGTATTCTGTTTTTATGTGGCCATTGGACAAAAACAATCCACCGTGGCCCAAGTGGTGGATAAATTAAAAACCCATGGAGCCATGGATTACACCACTGTTGTTGTGGCCAATGCTTCCGACCCAGCCCCTCTTCAGTTTATTGCCCCTTATACCGGTTGCACCATGGCGGAATTTTTCCGCGATTCAGGCCGTCATGCCCTGATCATTTATGATGATTTATCCAAACAGGCGGTGGCTTATCGTCAGCTTTCATTGTTGCTGCGCCGTCCTCCCGGACGTGAAGCTTTTCCCGGGGATGTGTTCTATCTCCATTCCCGCTTGCTTGAACGAGCTTCCAAGCTTTCAGATGCTGAAGGCGGGGGTTCGCTGACAGCGCTTCCCATCATTGAAACCCAAGCCGGTGATGTGTCGGCCTATATTCCGACGAATGTTATTTCAATTACCGATGGGCAAATTTATTTGGAAGCCGATTTATTCTATTCCGGTGTGCGCCCCGCGGTGAACGTGGGGTTGTCGGTTTCTCGTGTAGGGGGAGCTGCCCAAATTAAGGCCATGAAGCAAATTGCCGGAACCCTGCGTTTGGAACTGGCGCAATACCGTGAACTGGCGGCGTTTGCCCAGTTCAGCAGTGATTTGGACAAGGCCACTTTGGCCCAATTAAATCGCGGTGCACGTTTGGTTGAAGTGCTCAAGCAGGGCCAATACAAGCCCATGGCGATTGAAATCCAGGTCATCCAGATTTATGCCGCTACCAACGGGTATGTGGATGCCATTCCTGCCAACAAGGTTGAAAAATATTTGGAAGAAATGACCCTTTATCTGGAAACCAAAAAAGCTTCCGTTATTGAAACGCTGAAGAAAAAACAGGCTTTGGATGACGAAATGAAAAAATTGTTGAATGCCGCCCTTGATGAATTCAAGGGGATGTTTGTAGTGTAA
- a CDS encoding ATP synthase F1 subunit delta has product MIERSIARRYARALFSLGKEQKKLDAYLEQLRQLESTSKTSPLLLLSLGNRFLDMGERLAIVNEVASRCGFDKEVKNFIKILIEKARISLLSLIIEAYQGYVYADENKVEAVVTSAHSLGQDQINILETTFSSIMGKKVLLKGKVEPSVLGGVSVQIGGEIFDGTLRSQLNRLTQELKVENF; this is encoded by the coding sequence ATGATTGAACGATCCATAGCCAGAAGATACGCCAGGGCCCTGTTTAGCCTTGGGAAGGAACAAAAAAAGCTCGATGCTTATCTGGAACAATTGCGTCAGCTTGAATCGACATCAAAGACATCTCCCCTTTTGTTGTTGTCATTGGGCAATCGTTTTTTGGATATGGGGGAACGTCTTGCTATTGTCAATGAAGTGGCCAGCCGTTGTGGTTTTGACAAAGAGGTTAAAAACTTTATTAAGATCTTGATTGAAAAAGCCAGGATATCGCTTCTTTCCCTTATTATTGAAGCCTATCAGGGCTATGTTTATGCCGATGAAAACAAGGTTGAAGCTGTTGTGACCTCGGCCCATAGCCTGGGGCAGGACCAAATCAACATCTTGGAAACCACATTTTCATCGATAATGGGCAAAAAAGTTTTGTTAAAAGGGAAAGTGGAACCTTCTGTTTTGGGTGGTGTGTCGGTACAAATTGGCGGGGAAATTTTTGATGGCACTTTAAGGTCGCAGTTAAATCGCCTGACCCAGGAATTGAAGGTGGAAAATTTTTAA